The proteins below come from a single uncultured Carboxylicivirga sp. genomic window:
- a CDS encoding DNA-binding protein — protein MSTATITFNQLRRIKDSLPDGSIKTIAEELHLDVETVRNYFGGANYDRGRSVGIHLEQGPDGGIVELDDTTILEMAREILSHGKMAES, from the coding sequence ATGAGTACAGCGACAATCACATTTAATCAACTCAGGAGAATTAAAGATAGTCTACCTGATGGAAGTATTAAGACAATTGCAGAAGAACTGCACCTCGACGTAGAGACTGTAAGAAATTACTTTGGCGGTGCCAACTACGATCGGGGAAGAAGCGTAGGAATCCACTTAGAACAAGGCCCGGATGGCGGCATTGTCGAATTGGATGATACTACAATATTAGAAATGGCCCGCGAAATTTTAAGTCATGGTAAGATGGCTGAAAGTTAA
- a CDS encoding efflux RND transporter periplasmic adaptor subunit: MKKLSYITIAVATLTALSSCRNEATSFDTDVAVNVSVQEVKYKPIEQTLVTTGSINPTMEVSITSEMAGNYFLQTNPATGHKFKMGDQVKMGQVIIKLEDKEYENNANVEGAKLDMDISQMEYTKQQALFEKGGVTKRELVNAEQTLLTSKQTYENAEIALAKMQIVAPFSGTITNLPYFSPGVRVESGTVLLGMMEYTTMVMDLSMPENLMGHVKIGQPVNIMNYSLPNDTLKGKISELSPAIDVDARTFKGRINVDNKQSLLKPGMFVKAEIVVDHRDSALVIPKDVILTEGNRKLVYVAKKEVAEKIYIRTGIETLSEVEVIGKELNENDRLIVKGFETLRNRSKINIVKK, encoded by the coding sequence ATGAAAAAACTATCATATATTACAATAGCTGTAGCTACCTTAACTGCACTTTCATCGTGCCGTAATGAAGCTACTAGCTTTGATACAGATGTTGCTGTAAACGTATCTGTTCAGGAGGTTAAGTACAAACCCATTGAGCAAACCTTGGTAACTACAGGTTCTATCAATCCTACAATGGAGGTAAGTATAACTTCCGAAATGGCGGGTAACTATTTCTTACAGACAAATCCGGCAACTGGTCATAAGTTCAAAATGGGCGATCAGGTTAAGATGGGACAGGTAATTATAAAGCTCGAAGATAAAGAGTACGAGAATAATGCCAATGTTGAAGGTGCTAAGTTAGATATGGATATCTCGCAAATGGAATACACCAAACAGCAAGCTTTGTTTGAAAAAGGAGGTGTAACCAAGCGCGAACTGGTTAATGCCGAACAAACGCTTCTAACATCGAAACAAACATATGAGAATGCAGAGATAGCTTTGGCTAAAATGCAAATTGTTGCTCCTTTTTCGGGTACTATCACCAACCTGCCTTATTTTTCGCCGGGTGTACGAGTTGAGAGTGGAACCGTTTTATTAGGAATGATGGAATATACAACCATGGTTATGGATTTGAGTATGCCTGAAAACCTAATGGGGCATGTTAAAATTGGTCAGCCCGTGAATATCATGAATTATTCACTTCCCAACGATACATTGAAAGGTAAAATATCGGAGCTTTCTCCTGCAATAGATGTGGATGCACGTACTTTTAAAGGACGAATAAATGTTGATAATAAACAGAGCTTATTAAAGCCGGGTATGTTTGTTAAAGCTGAGATAGTTGTTGATCATCGCGATAGTGCTTTGGTTATTCCCAAAGATGTTATTCTAACCGAAGGAAACCGAAAATTGGTATATGTAGCTAAAAAAGAAGTGGCTGAAAAGATATACATCCGTACCGGAATTGAAACATTGAGTGAGGTGGAAGTGATTGGTAAGGAACTAAATGAGAATGATAGATTGATTGTAAAAGGATTCGAAACCTTAAGAAATCGTTCTAAAATTAACATTGTTAAAAAATAA
- the odhB gene encoding 2-oxoglutarate dehydrogenase complex dihydrolipoyllysine-residue succinyltransferase, with amino-acid sequence MIVEIKVPSPGESISEVELASWLVSDGDIVTKDQEIAEIESDKATLSLLATEAGKIKLLVEGGETVAVDSVACSIDTDFAGEAPAAPQADTSIEEEPKKAEPKQEELVKETAKPKEDKPTQYDKAKISPLAKKMMEEANLSVDDVINGLKRISSREVELAKNAPTSSGSENNTSAFVSADASREMARQKMTNLRKKLSQRLVAVKNETAMLTTFNEVDMSAVMALRKKYQNKFVETHGVKLGFMSFFIKAASLALKHHPMVNAMIDGEEIVMPEFHDVSVAVQTPKGLMVPVIRNVETLQLHDIESTLKSLAEKARKGKISIEEMSGGTFTVTNGGVFGSMLSTPIINPPQSAIMGMHNIVERPVAVNGKVEIRPIMYLALSYDHRIIDGKDSVGFLVKVKQMLEDPAKLLQGGFNPEEMVLGL; translated from the coding sequence ATGATAGTTGAAATAAAAGTCCCTTCACCAGGAGAATCAATCTCAGAAGTAGAACTAGCCAGCTGGCTAGTGTCGGATGGTGATATAGTGACTAAAGATCAAGAAATAGCAGAAATTGAATCCGATAAAGCAACTCTATCACTATTAGCAACCGAAGCTGGTAAAATAAAATTATTAGTTGAAGGTGGCGAAACCGTTGCTGTTGATTCAGTTGCCTGTAGTATTGATACCGATTTTGCAGGAGAAGCTCCTGCAGCTCCTCAGGCTGATACTTCAATTGAAGAAGAGCCAAAGAAAGCAGAGCCAAAACAAGAGGAACTGGTAAAAGAAACAGCAAAACCAAAGGAAGATAAACCGACACAATACGATAAAGCTAAAATATCTCCATTAGCTAAAAAGATGATGGAAGAAGCTAATTTATCGGTTGATGATGTAATTAACGGATTGAAAAGAATTTCGTCACGAGAAGTAGAGTTGGCTAAAAATGCACCTACATCAAGTGGTTCAGAAAATAATACTTCGGCTTTTGTTTCAGCTGATGCCAGTCGTGAGATGGCGCGCCAAAAAATGACTAACCTTCGTAAAAAGTTAAGTCAAAGATTGGTTGCCGTTAAAAATGAAACAGCCATGCTAACTACCTTCAATGAGGTGGATATGTCAGCAGTAATGGCACTAAGAAAAAAATATCAGAATAAGTTTGTCGAAACTCATGGGGTAAAATTGGGCTTTATGTCATTCTTTATCAAAGCAGCATCTTTAGCATTAAAACATCACCCAATGGTGAATGCTATGATTGATGGTGAAGAGATTGTAATGCCTGAATTTCATGATGTATCTGTTGCTGTTCAAACCCCTAAAGGGCTAATGGTTCCGGTAATAAGAAACGTTGAGACATTACAACTTCATGATATTGAATCAACATTGAAGAGCCTGGCTGAAAAAGCTCGTAAAGGTAAAATAAGTATTGAAGAGATGAGTGGAGGAACTTTTACTGTTACCAATGGAGGTGTTTTTGGCTCAATGTTGAGTACTCCTATCATCAACCCGCCACAATCGGCTATAATGGGAATGCACAATATTGTTGAGCGTCCGGTTGCTGTAAACGGAAAAGTGGAAATACGTCCTATTATGTATTTGGCTCTATCTTACGATCACCGCATAATTGATGGTAAAGATTCGGTTGGTTTTTTGGTGAAAGTAAAGCAAATGCTTGAAGATCCGGCCAAACTATTACAGGGAGGTTTCAATCCAGAAGAAATGGTATTAGGATTATAA
- a CDS encoding DUF4293 domain-containing protein — protein MIQRIQSIYLLISALLTGSMFFVPLAELANDNDTYTLLYRGLANSEQLSTPTLALAILVTLTTLVSIVTIFLYKKRMIQIRLCGLNMGLLLGTTGMIYFLGSQLSKDLSAEISYNIPMVFPIVALILTFLAIRSIGKDEALIKSMDRIR, from the coding sequence ATGATACAACGTATTCAATCAATTTATCTACTCATCAGTGCATTGTTGACTGGTAGTATGTTTTTTGTACCATTGGCCGAATTGGCTAACGATAATGATACCTATACTCTTTTATACAGAGGATTAGCAAATAGTGAGCAATTATCGACACCAACATTGGCATTGGCTATATTGGTAACACTAACCACATTAGTTTCGATTGTTACAATATTTTTATACAAAAAACGAATGATTCAAATCCGTTTATGTGGTTTGAATATGGGCTTATTATTAGGTACTACAGGAATGATTTATTTCTTGGGGTCGCAATTGTCTAAAGATTTATCAGCTGAAATATCGTACAATATTCCAATGGTTTTTCCAATTGTAGCATTGATATTAACCTTTTTGGCTATTCGCTCTATAGGTAAAGATGAAGCTTTAATTAAATCAATGGATCGTATTCGATAA
- a CDS encoding efflux RND transporter permease subunit, translated as MRAISRFSVNYPVTVAMIVLATILLGFISLSRLGTDLFPEMQNPRIYVELDAGERSPEEIEKRFVEQIEALSVRQNGVINVSSVSRVGSAVITVEFDWSKDIDEAFLDLQKALTTISQDDDIEELNITRFDPNASPVIKAAFRSENIADMNELRKVAENYIRNELIRVEGIADVRITGDEQAEVLVVVDPGLLEVNGLTMSSVLSTINSFNQNVSGGSIEEMGQRYIIKGLSALTSLEDVQNLVVKTTSSQTSSTSAENSSSTNAAILLKDVAQVRFKNRDPESIVRLNGDRCLGISIYKETKFNTVEAVEKLETAFASIQKRLPSYELVVVNNQGKFIQSAIGEVQDSALIGVIFAIFILFIFLRRFGVTLIVSLAIPISIVATFNLMYFNGLTLNIMTLGGLALGAGMLVDNAIVVVENIFRKLEQGIPLKEAAIDGTSEVSGALIASTLTTIVVFLPIVYLHGASGELFKDQAWTVAFSLLSSLVVALLVIPVLSNILLKNKKSKPKQVTSQETGFKSYGMFLQKVLERKSWIIIGAVVLVGITVCMIPMVGSEFMPETQSNEVTIETVLPAGTALKRTDATLLQMEQMVKASFGDQLQTIYTHAGPESSESSSSTEQGENTGYLKLVLHEDVHIAFNDLVSHLNKLFDGIDGVELRYVQDQSALQTMLGTDEAPLLIQVADENSDNLEETAKKVADLLRTDENVYNVKSSFEDGAPEVNIVIDRVRAGIFDLNVSTIMSAVSDYLSARDGGSMELKGELTSIKLESPDVRLDQLKDLKVSNGEREVLLSEVATINIGQAPRELIRNNQKRVAKITAMVSDRLPFDHLVKEVEESIHQLDKPYTSTISVLGQEQKRKEAFGSLQFALILSIVLVYMVMASQFESLIHPFTILLTIPLAGVGAVWAFFILGQPFNIMAYIGIVMLGGIAVNDSIILVDAINQFKRLGMQLNEAIIAAGQQRIRPILMTSLTTILALVPLTIGFGDSASLRAPMAIAVIGGLITSTLLTLVVIPCVYYVFDSVFVRKPKI; from the coding sequence ATGAGAGCCATTTCACGATTCTCAGTGAATTATCCGGTTACCGTTGCAATGATTGTGCTGGCAACTATTCTGCTAGGTTTTATATCATTGTCGCGTTTAGGAACAGATTTGTTTCCGGAGATGCAAAATCCGCGTATTTACGTTGAGTTAGATGCAGGAGAACGATCACCTGAAGAGATAGAAAAACGTTTTGTGGAGCAAATCGAAGCTTTATCTGTTCGGCAAAACGGTGTTATAAATGTATCATCGGTGAGCCGTGTAGGTTCTGCAGTAATAACTGTAGAATTTGACTGGAGCAAAGATATTGATGAAGCTTTTCTTGATCTTCAAAAAGCGCTTACTACAATAAGTCAGGATGATGATATTGAAGAATTGAATATCACACGTTTTGACCCGAATGCTTCACCGGTTATTAAAGCCGCATTCCGAAGCGAGAATATAGCAGATATGAATGAGCTGCGTAAGGTGGCCGAAAATTATATCCGTAATGAATTAATAAGGGTTGAAGGAATTGCAGATGTTAGAATAACGGGTGATGAACAAGCTGAAGTTTTAGTGGTAGTCGATCCAGGATTATTGGAGGTAAATGGTTTAACCATGTCATCGGTGTTAAGTACCATCAACAGTTTTAATCAGAATGTTTCGGGTGGCTCCATCGAAGAAATGGGACAACGATACATCATTAAAGGATTAAGCGCTTTAACTTCGTTAGAAGATGTGCAGAATTTAGTTGTCAAAACAACGTCTTCACAAACGTCTTCAACAAGTGCAGAAAATTCATCATCAACCAATGCTGCTATACTATTAAAAGATGTTGCCCAAGTACGATTTAAAAATCGTGATCCGGAAAGTATTGTTCGTTTAAATGGAGATCGATGTTTGGGAATTTCAATTTATAAAGAGACAAAATTCAACACCGTTGAGGCTGTTGAGAAGCTCGAAACTGCTTTTGCTTCCATTCAAAAACGTTTGCCTTCATACGAGCTGGTTGTTGTTAATAATCAGGGGAAATTCATTCAAAGCGCCATTGGCGAAGTGCAGGATAGTGCATTGATAGGTGTGATATTCGCTATATTTATTCTGTTTATTTTCCTACGTCGCTTTGGAGTTACCTTAATTGTAAGTTTGGCTATCCCAATTTCAATTGTTGCCACATTTAATCTGATGTATTTTAATGGACTTACCTTAAATATTATGACATTGGGTGGACTTGCACTTGGGGCAGGTATGCTAGTTGATAATGCAATTGTGGTAGTTGAAAACATATTCCGTAAGCTTGAACAAGGAATTCCTTTAAAAGAAGCAGCCATAGATGGTACAAGTGAAGTTTCCGGAGCTTTAATAGCATCAACCTTAACAACCATTGTGGTGTTTTTGCCAATTGTATATCTTCATGGTGCTTCGGGAGAATTATTCAAAGATCAGGCCTGGACAGTTGCTTTTTCGTTGCTATCATCACTGGTAGTGGCATTGTTGGTAATTCCTGTTTTGAGTAATATTCTTTTAAAGAATAAAAAAAGTAAACCTAAACAAGTTACTTCGCAAGAAACCGGTTTTAAATCGTATGGAATGTTTCTGCAAAAGGTACTAGAGCGAAAATCCTGGATTATTATTGGAGCTGTTGTTTTAGTGGGTATCACTGTTTGTATGATTCCAATGGTGGGAAGTGAATTTATGCCAGAAACACAATCGAATGAAGTCACCATCGAAACGGTTTTGCCTGCCGGTACCGCTTTAAAACGAACTGATGCCACTTTATTACAAATGGAACAGATGGTAAAGGCTTCGTTTGGTGATCAATTACAAACGATTTATACTCATGCCGGACCAGAGTCTAGTGAGTCTTCATCATCAACCGAGCAAGGCGAAAATACCGGATATCTGAAGTTGGTTCTTCACGAAGATGTGCACATAGCCTTTAATGATTTGGTAAGTCATCTGAATAAATTATTTGATGGAATAGATGGTGTTGAATTACGCTATGTTCAGGATCAATCGGCTTTGCAAACAATGTTGGGAACGGACGAAGCTCCTTTGTTGATACAGGTAGCTGACGAGAATTCAGATAATTTGGAAGAGACTGCTAAAAAAGTAGCTGATTTGCTTCGTACTGATGAGAATGTATATAATGTAAAGAGCTCGTTTGAAGATGGAGCTCCTGAAGTAAATATTGTTATTGACAGAGTCAGAGCCGGGATATTCGATTTGAATGTTAGCACCATTATGTCTGCCGTATCTGATTATTTATCGGCCCGCGACGGAGGAAGTATGGAGCTGAAAGGCGAATTAACCAGTATTAAATTGGAATCTCCTGATGTTAGGTTAGATCAACTAAAAGATTTGAAAGTATCCAATGGAGAGAGGGAAGTATTATTATCGGAAGTAGCTACTATCAATATTGGTCAGGCACCACGAGAGTTGATTCGTAATAATCAAAAGAGGGTAGCTAAAATAACAGCCATGGTAAGCGATCGCTTACCGTTCGATCATCTTGTGAAAGAAGTGGAAGAAAGTATTCATCAGTTGGATAAACCCTATACTTCTACCATAAGTGTATTAGGCCAAGAGCAAAAACGAAAAGAGGCTTTCGGTAGTTTGCAATTTGCACTTATACTTTCCATCGTATTGGTGTATATGGTTATGGCTTCGCAATTTGAATCGTTGATTCATCCCTTTACCATTTTACTCACTATTCCATTGGCCGGAGTTGGTGCCGTTTGGGCTTTCTTTATTTTAGGTCAACCTTTTAATATCATGGCTTATATCGGCATTGTAATGTTAGGAGGTATTGCGGTAAATGACTCAATTATTTTGGTAGATGCTATTAACCAGTTTAAACGATTGGGAATGCAACTGAACGAGGCAATTATAGCTGCTGGTCAACAGCGTATTCGCCCTATTTTGATGACAAGTTTAACAACTATACTTGCTTTGGTGCCTCTTACAATAGGTTTTGGCGATAGTGCTTCGCTTCGTGCTCCAATGGCAATTGCAGTGATTGGTGGCTTAATAACATCAACCTTGTTGACCTTAGTTGTAATTCCGTGTGTCTATTATGTGTTTGATAGCGTATTTGTAAGAAAGCCAAAGATTTGA
- a CDS encoding efflux RND transporter permease subunit yields the protein MREVINRKVLISMLFVALTMLGIISYKQLKFELIPNTEFPMLFVNIQATAQLDPKHMEQEGVIPIEGLISTLEGIEKIETRINPGSATVFVYLTKETNTKYAYLKLVEKIEGSSSVLPENMIARVIKADLEQMNNQFMTIQVRGEGGVDRIRNIIEQDLLEQLESIDGISSVQVNGGRQKSVEIIFNQEVLDSYGLTSGQVQQMITQGQNEKIFAGEVHKDGRRYYVTAEADYNSIDEIRNIVVKAEGPVLLKDIATINFGVKEEDSYSRVNGMETVSVAMSKASQVNLIDLSKNTLQVIDKINKEYKSKGIELVVETNTADTMEKNLDSIIELAIVGGILALFILWIFLNNIPLVGMVMLSIPLSVYGAFNFFFAADISINVLTLVGLALAIGMLLDNSVVVMENIYRVASKGIYSNEESVIKGTKEVWRSVAAATLTTVSVFLPFVFAKDMMFREVARHVSVSIVSTLVVSLLVALLLIPMLSHLFLSGIMKHKIVALEKLSLHNRVVQYYILLLKATLRKPAVTILGVVLLFFVVLIISVGLSIATAREAETTEFNISVEMSSGSTLANTDLVVREIEKRLDGLEEKEDVISRVQDEQAAITVKLKEDYKKIARRTIPEIKQDIQQRIDNVEGGEINLTQSSTSAMGGGGGGFGVNPGAGMLSVMGLGEQQEKVVIKGEDYDQMLMVANDIKYYLENNIDNMQRVSISTANNRPEVHLNMDAYLMGLYNVAPQNVLSELSTFRGEVSSGGQLKVNNESYDIVMKTLDDPQQSEVPAKTMEDLQKLNVTTTANTIVPLRDFAEINYASGRSEILRVNQEKQIEVTYRFADEVNSSNTLLQDARQQIDDLVATIPVPTSVSVDVIHEEDIYADYKFLATVGLILIFMILASVFESLTAPVVMLFSVPLAAIGSLLALVLTGNSLLNFNSFIGFLILLGVVVNNGILLIDYSRQLRREGYGHARSLIQAGISRIRPITITAITTIIAMMPLAMGKSEYVSVLGAPFAITVVGGLTFSTLLTLVFMPTFAFGLEQSLDWIRSLSITLKLVIFILWGACMSAVYYWSDASFAWQLLYYVLIIAGVPAIVYFVRSSLRMANSELIGQEDEVTIRVRNLVKVYDRDGRFNRERKARDVKHKFLLSQKEVSLKETLKRLIWQIPLLGFMAYFTWWYLDSAFLGLVFTILNYFILRSIYNAVALLWRYERHTEKSEKWDKRALFVIKWFYPLVTAIVFFIHWDSPATSICMLLIWYVLYGLIASGNKLKREKMNIERISGRFAGIRRSYYRLLKGIPFIGKEKTPFKALKGVSLEMKTGMIGLLGPNGAGKTTLMRIICGILDQSYGKVYINGFDTAEKREELQGLIGYLPQEFGTYENMSAFEFLDYQAMLRGIKIDSIRKERLEYVLKSVHMWERKDDKIGSFSGGMKQRIGIAMILLHLPKILVVDEPTAGLDPRERIRFRNLLVELSKNRVVLFSTHIIEDISSSCNQVAVMKKGDLKYWGVPTDMVNIAKGKVWQFDVKATEFDEVNQKFTIVHHMRDGDNIRVRCLTEDKPTENAIPVQAVLEDAYMWLLKNKEMNNKAI from the coding sequence ATGAGAGAAGTTATAAATAGGAAGGTACTGATCAGCATGCTTTTTGTAGCACTCACAATGCTTGGGATCATATCATACAAACAATTAAAGTTTGAATTGATTCCCAATACCGAGTTTCCGATGCTGTTTGTCAATATTCAGGCAACGGCGCAACTCGATCCTAAACATATGGAGCAGGAGGGGGTGATTCCAATCGAAGGCCTGATTAGTACACTTGAAGGAATTGAAAAGATTGAAACCCGCATAAATCCTGGTAGTGCCACTGTATTTGTTTATCTGACCAAAGAAACCAATACTAAGTATGCCTATCTGAAACTGGTTGAAAAAATCGAAGGATCATCGTCTGTTTTACCTGAAAATATGATAGCAAGGGTGATTAAGGCTGATCTGGAGCAAATGAACAATCAGTTTATGACCATACAGGTGAGGGGCGAAGGCGGAGTTGATCGTATTCGAAATATTATTGAACAGGATCTGCTCGAACAACTCGAAAGCATAGATGGAATTTCGAGTGTGCAGGTTAATGGAGGTCGTCAAAAATCGGTTGAGATCATTTTTAATCAAGAAGTGCTGGATAGTTATGGTCTTACCTCAGGTCAGGTACAGCAAATGATTACCCAAGGGCAGAATGAAAAGATCTTTGCAGGAGAAGTCCATAAAGACGGTCGAAGGTATTATGTAACTGCCGAAGCGGATTATAACTCCATCGATGAAATCCGAAATATTGTTGTTAAAGCCGAAGGTCCTGTTTTATTAAAGGATATTGCAACTATAAACTTTGGGGTAAAAGAAGAAGACTCATACAGTCGTGTTAATGGCATGGAAACAGTATCGGTAGCCATGTCAAAGGCTTCGCAGGTAAATCTGATTGATTTATCGAAAAATACCCTACAAGTAATTGATAAGATTAATAAGGAGTATAAAAGCAAAGGGATTGAACTGGTGGTTGAAACCAATACCGCCGATACCATGGAGAAAAATCTTGATAGCATTATTGAATTGGCTATTGTGGGTGGTATTTTAGCGTTGTTCATCCTTTGGATCTTTCTGAATAATATTCCTTTGGTTGGAATGGTAATGCTTTCAATACCATTATCGGTTTATGGAGCATTCAATTTCTTTTTTGCTGCCGATATTTCTATCAACGTGCTAACTTTGGTAGGTTTGGCATTAGCTATTGGTATGTTGCTCGATAACAGTGTTGTGGTAATGGAAAACATTTATCGGGTAGCATCAAAAGGCATTTATTCCAACGAAGAAAGTGTTATAAAGGGAACAAAAGAGGTGTGGAGATCTGTAGCTGCGGCAACACTTACCACGGTATCTGTTTTTTTACCATTTGTTTTTGCAAAAGATATGATGTTTCGCGAAGTGGCTCGTCATGTCAGTGTTTCAATTGTTTCAACCTTAGTGGTATCTCTTTTGGTTGCATTGCTATTAATCCCGATGTTGAGTCATCTGTTCTTATCGGGTATAATGAAGCATAAAATTGTAGCACTCGAAAAGCTTTCGCTCCATAATAGGGTGGTTCAGTATTATATTCTTTTATTAAAAGCTACACTACGAAAACCAGCAGTAACCATTTTAGGTGTTGTACTCTTATTTTTTGTTGTTTTGATCATTTCGGTAGGATTAAGCATTGCAACAGCACGAGAGGCTGAAACAACCGAATTTAATATTAGCGTAGAGATGTCGTCGGGATCAACATTGGCAAATACCGATTTGGTGGTTCGAGAGATCGAAAAGCGATTGGATGGATTGGAAGAAAAAGAGGATGTAATAAGTAGGGTTCAGGATGAGCAAGCTGCAATAACCGTAAAACTCAAGGAAGATTATAAGAAGATTGCCCGAAGAACGATTCCTGAAATCAAACAAGATATTCAACAACGAATAGATAATGTTGAAGGAGGAGAAATAAACTTAACCCAAAGTTCAACATCGGCCATGGGTGGTGGCGGTGGCGGATTTGGCGTTAATCCAGGGGCTGGTATGTTATCGGTTATGGGGCTTGGAGAACAGCAAGAGAAGGTGGTGATTAAAGGAGAAGATTACGATCAGATGCTGATGGTTGCCAATGATATAAAATATTATCTCGAAAATAATATTGACAACATGCAACGTGTCAGTATCTCAACAGCTAATAATCGTCCCGAAGTACATTTAAACATGGATGCTTACCTTATGGGATTATACAATGTAGCTCCTCAAAATGTACTGTCAGAGTTATCAACGTTTAGAGGAGAAGTGAGCTCGGGCGGTCAGTTGAAGGTAAATAACGAGAGCTACGATATTGTTATGAAAACGCTTGATGATCCTCAGCAATCAGAAGTTCCTGCCAAAACCATGGAAGATCTTCAAAAGTTGAATGTTACTACAACGGCCAACACCATTGTTCCTTTACGAGATTTTGCTGAAATTAATTATGCTTCAGGTCGATCAGAGATATTAAGGGTCAATCAGGAAAAACAGATCGAAGTTACTTATCGTTTTGCCGATGAGGTTAATTCGTCTAATACATTATTGCAAGATGCCCGTCAACAGATAGACGATTTGGTTGCAACTATACCTGTACCTACTTCGGTTTCAGTAGATGTAATTCACGAAGAAGATATTTATGCCGATTATAAGTTTTTAGCCACCGTAGGTCTGATACTTATCTTTATGATTTTAGCATCGGTTTTTGAATCATTGACTGCTCCTGTTGTTATGCTGTTTTCTGTTCCATTAGCTGCCATTGGTTCATTACTTGCTTTGGTTCTTACTGGCAACTCATTATTGAATTTCAATAGTTTTATTGGGTTTTTAATACTGTTGGGCGTGGTTGTCAATAATGGTATTTTGCTCATTGATTACTCCCGCCAACTAAGACGCGAAGGTTATGGACATGCTCGTTCGTTGATTCAGGCAGGTATTTCACGCATCCGTCCTATAACCATAACAGCTATAACCACTATTATTGCTATGATGCCTTTGGCAATGGGTAAATCGGAGTATGTAAGTGTTTTAGGTGCTCCATTTGCAATTACTGTTGTGGGTGGTTTAACGTTTAGTACTTTGCTTACACTAGTATTTATGCCAACTTTTGCATTTGGTTTAGAGCAATCGCTTGATTGGATACGATCGTTATCGATCACTTTAAAACTTGTCATTTTCATTCTATGGGGGGCATGTATGTCAGCCGTTTACTATTGGTCTGATGCTTCATTTGCATGGCAATTATTATACTATGTATTGATAATAGCAGGAGTTCCGGCGATTGTATATTTTGTCAGATCATCGCTTCGCATGGCCAATAGTGAGTTAATAGGACAGGAGGATGAGGTTACTATAAGGGTTCGAAATCTGGTAAAGGTTTACGATAGAGACGGCCGTTTTAATCGCGAACGAAAAGCACGGGATGTAAAGCATAAATTTCTTTTATCACAAAAAGAAGTATCGTTGAAAGAAACCCTTAAAAGGCTCATTTGGCAAATACCGTTATTGGGTTTTATGGCTTATTTTACTTGGTGGTATCTCGATTCGGCATTTTTAGGATTGGTTTTTACCATTTTAAATTATTTCATTTTAAGAAGCATTTACAATGCTGTGGCTCTTTTATGGAGGTATGAAAGGCATACAGAAAAATCAGAGAAATGGGATAAACGCGCTTTGTTTGTCATCAAGTGGTTTTATCCTTTGGTAACGGCCATTGTTTTCTTTATTCATTGGGATTCGCCAGCTACGTCAATATGCATGCTGTTAATCTGGTATGTATTGTATGGCTTAATTGCTTCGGGGAATAAGCTCAAAAGGGAGAAAATGAATATTGAGCGAATTTCGGGGCGTTTTGCAGGTATCAGAAGAAGTTACTATCGATTATTAAAAGGTATTCCATTTATTGGTAAAGAAAAAACACCGTTTAAAGCTTTAAAAGGCGTTTCGTTAGAAATGAAAACTGGTATGATTGGTCTGTTAGGGCCCAATGGAGCCGGTAAAACAACTTTAATGCGTATTATCTGTGGTATTCTTGATCAGAGTTACGGTAAGGTATACATCAATGGATTTGATACGGCTGAAAAACGCGAAGAATTGCAAGGATTAATTGGTTACCTGCCTCAGGAATTTGGTACCTACGAAAACATGAGTGCATTTGAGTTTCTCGATTATCAAGCCATGTTGCGAGGAATTAAGATTGATTCTATCCGAAAAGAACGATTGGAATATGTGTTGAAATCAGTGCATATGTGGGAGCGAAAAGATGATAAAATTGGATCTTTTTCGGGTGGTATGAAACAGCGTATTGGTATAGCCATGATCTTACTTCATCTACCTAAAATATTGGTGGTTGACGAACCAACAGCTGGGCTTGATCCTCGCGAGCGTATCCGATTCCGTAATTTGTTGGTTGAGTTAAGTAAAAATCGTGTTGTGTTGTTCTCAACTCATATTATCGAAGATATTTCAAGTTCGTGTAATCAGGTGGCAGTAATGAAAAAAGGTGATTTGAAATATTGGGGAGTTCCAACCGATATGGTGAATATTGCCAAGGGCAAAGTTTGGCAATTCGATGTTAAGGCAACAGAGTTTGATGAGGTCAATCAGAAATTTACCATTGTCCATCATATGCGCGATGGAGATAACATAAGAGTTCGATGTCTTACTGAAGATAAACCAACAGAAAATGCCATTCCTGTTCAGGCTGTTCTTGAAGACGCATATATGTGGTTGTTGAAGAATAAGGAAATGAATAATAAAGCTATTTGA